Proteins encoded in a region of the Rhizobium sp. CC-YZS058 genome:
- a CDS encoding polysaccharide pyruvyl transferase family protein, with product MKTNRLAEHVRQTGKVPLSWAGSTMAMDYLNIGDALSAVMVALLAGRDIERVPSKSSSLRMACVGTIGHGFSGGEVWFWGTGCSAWSNPSAPEAERLAFSVEHEKGFRVTATRGPYSEALLTGKPEGSVGVYGDPVWLLPRFYAPPVEKKWKLGVIVHLSELSDRAYEAHVKPELIRYKIPAHLADDVHLINTVTPISMEGMKERIDEIRACERIVSTSLHGMVFAESYGIPCLHFPTSGGETGLASRSLEGACNMDPRVFDLYRGLRQTSLPVYTQPHGMETDWEALMAAIDKSWREKPFDAQALIEAFPLDLNLLSAPEGRTIWDHPLLQALALQHDVRDLKLADKKRPAA from the coding sequence ATGAAAACCAACCGGCTTGCCGAACATGTGCGTCAAACCGGTAAGGTGCCCCTGTCCTGGGCGGGCTCCACGATGGCGATGGATTACCTGAACATCGGCGATGCTCTGAGCGCCGTGATGGTGGCCCTGCTTGCCGGTCGCGATATCGAGCGCGTGCCGAGCAAGTCGTCCTCGCTGCGCATGGCCTGCGTCGGAACGATCGGCCATGGGTTTTCCGGCGGCGAGGTCTGGTTCTGGGGAACCGGGTGCTCCGCCTGGTCCAATCCTTCCGCGCCGGAGGCCGAGCGCCTTGCCTTTTCCGTCGAGCACGAGAAGGGATTTCGTGTGACCGCCACCCGTGGTCCCTATTCGGAAGCGTTGCTGACCGGCAAGCCGGAGGGCTCGGTGGGCGTCTATGGCGATCCTGTCTGGCTGCTGCCGCGCTTCTACGCGCCGCCAGTCGAGAAGAAGTGGAAACTGGGCGTCATCGTCCATCTCTCCGAACTCTCCGACCGCGCCTACGAGGCGCATGTGAAGCCGGAACTGATCCGCTACAAGATCCCCGCTCATCTGGCCGACGACGTTCACCTGATCAACACGGTGACGCCGATCAGCATGGAAGGCATGAAGGAGCGGATCGACGAGATCCGCGCCTGCGAGCGCATCGTCTCCACCAGCCTGCACGGCATGGTGTTCGCAGAAAGCTACGGCATTCCCTGCCTGCATTTTCCGACAAGCGGCGGCGAGACGGGGCTTGCGTCACGCAGCCTGGAGGGCGCCTGCAACATGGACCCCCGCGTCTTCGATCTCTACCGCGGTCTGCGCCAAACGTCGCTTCCTGTCTACACCCAGCCGCACGGGATGGAGACGGACTGGGAGGCGCTGATGGCAGCGATCGACAAAAGCTGGCGGGAAAAGCCGTTCGATGCTCAGGCGCTGATCGAAGCCTTCCCGCTCGATCTCAATCTGTTGAGCGCGCCGGAAGGGCGGACGATCTGGGACCATCCCCTTCTGCAGGCGCTCGCGCTGCAGCATGATGTTCGCGACTTGAAACTGGCTGACAAAAAGCGGCCTGCAGCCTGA
- a CDS encoding adenylate/guanylate cyclase domain-containing protein — MDRTEIDRIAAWLTTQGLKGTDEGHILQGFCERCVAAGLPISRALALIDTLHPVYEGRAFQWDSREEVDSVFDYGPSDEGNAAENWKRSAFHHLRETNGDEIRRRIGFGEPLDFFMLDTLLAAGHRDYVAMIHRFAQDSHIGEMDCFYSNWVTTDEEGFAEEHLAALRSLVPVLALAIKAGSLNRISHTIARVYLGEDAATRVLQGRISRGRAERISAVLWFSDLQSFTRITESLAPDDIIPFLNDYADAVISAIHEAGGNVLKLIGDGTLAIFKAEDREEACRQALRAERLLRAKLAVLNAERTAAGRPTTLVYLGLHIGDVFYGNIGSADRLDFTVIGPAVNEVSRIASLCRFVDRPVLMSSPFVSAAPPPSDREVVSIGRYALRGVKLAQELFTLMPRPEEAMEPRLPDSLAALTSSPKNDF; from the coding sequence ATGGACCGAACCGAGATAGACCGCATTGCCGCCTGGCTCACCACCCAGGGGCTGAAGGGCACCGACGAGGGTCATATTCTCCAGGGGTTCTGCGAGCGCTGCGTGGCCGCAGGGCTGCCGATCTCGCGCGCGCTGGCGCTGATCGATACGCTCCACCCGGTCTATGAGGGCCGGGCCTTCCAGTGGGACAGCCGCGAAGAGGTCGACAGCGTCTTCGATTACGGCCCGTCGGATGAAGGCAATGCGGCGGAGAACTGGAAGCGCTCCGCCTTCCATCATCTGCGCGAGACCAATGGCGACGAGATTCGCCGCCGGATCGGCTTTGGCGAGCCGCTGGATTTCTTCATGCTCGACACGCTGCTGGCCGCCGGCCATCGGGATTATGTGGCGATGATCCACCGTTTTGCCCAAGACAGCCATATCGGCGAAATGGACTGCTTCTATTCCAATTGGGTGACGACCGACGAGGAAGGCTTTGCCGAGGAGCATCTGGCGGCCCTGCGCAGCCTCGTGCCGGTGCTGGCGCTGGCCATCAAGGCGGGGTCGCTGAACAGGATCTCCCACACCATCGCTCGCGTCTACCTGGGCGAAGATGCTGCGACGCGGGTGCTGCAGGGGCGCATTTCCCGCGGACGTGCCGAGCGGATCTCGGCCGTGCTGTGGTTTTCCGATCTGCAGAGCTTCACCCGCATCACCGAAAGCCTTGCGCCGGACGACATCATTCCCTTTCTCAACGATTATGCCGATGCGGTCATCTCGGCCATCCACGAGGCCGGCGGCAATGTGCTGAAGCTGATCGGCGACGGGACTCTTGCGATCTTCAAGGCCGAGGACCGCGAGGAAGCCTGCCGGCAGGCGCTGCGGGCCGAGCGCCTGTTGCGCGCCAAGCTCGCGGTTCTCAATGCCGAGCGGACCGCTGCCGGCCGACCCACCACCCTGGTTTATCTGGGGCTCCACATCGGCGATGTGTTCTACGGCAATATCGGCAGCGCCGACCGGCTGGATTTCACGGTCATCGGCCCGGCCGTCAACGAGGTCAGCCGCATCGCCTCGCTCTGCCGGTTCGTGGATCGCCCGGTCCTCATGTCCTCCCCCTTCGTCTCCGCTGCTCCGCCGCCAAGCGACCGGGAGGTCGTGTCGATCGGGCGCTATGCCCTGCGCGGCGTCAAGCTGGCGCAGGAGCTTTTCACGCTGATGCCGCGGCCGGAGGAGGCGATGGAGCCCCGGTTGCCCGATTCGTTGGCCGCCTTGACTTCGAGCCCAAAGAACGATTTCTAG
- a CDS encoding transcriptional regulator NanR, with amino-acid sequence MTKIDEPIVRRKLSDEVFARLKDMITEGELLPGDEMPSERELMERFHVGRPAIREAMQALANMGLVAISHGERARVLELTARSIFRQVDVAAKIMLAKSSDSLEHLKSARIFFERGMAREAALRATPEDIEALDEILERQRTSLGAAEPFISADMEFHTRIARISGNPIYVALSEAMLAWLREYHTDMLIWTGKEKFTLAEHEEIISCLAARDPEAADEAMRKHLERSRALYAPR; translated from the coding sequence ATGACGAAAATCGACGAACCGATCGTCCGCCGAAAGCTCTCCGACGAGGTCTTCGCGCGGCTGAAGGACATGATCACCGAAGGCGAGCTTCTCCCCGGCGACGAAATGCCGTCGGAGCGGGAGTTGATGGAGCGCTTCCATGTCGGCCGACCCGCCATTCGCGAGGCGATGCAGGCGCTGGCCAATATGGGGCTGGTGGCGATTTCGCATGGCGAGCGGGCGCGGGTCCTCGAACTCACGGCACGCTCGATCTTTCGCCAGGTGGATGTGGCCGCCAAGATCATGCTCGCCAAATCCTCCGATTCGCTCGAACATCTGAAAAGCGCGCGCATCTTCTTCGAGCGCGGCATGGCGCGCGAGGCGGCGCTGCGGGCGACGCCGGAGGATATCGAGGCGCTGGACGAGATTCTGGAGCGCCAGCGGACATCCCTTGGCGCGGCCGAACCCTTCATTTCCGCCGACATGGAGTTCCACACCCGCATCGCCCGCATTTCCGGCAATCCGATCTATGTGGCCTTGAGCGAGGCCATGCTCGCCTGGCTGCGCGAATACCACACCGACATGCTGATCTGGACCGGCAAGGAGAAGTTCACGCTTGCCGAGCATGAAGAAATCATCAGCTGCCTGGCAGCGCGTGATCCGGAGGCGGCCGACGAGGCGATGCGCAAGCATCTGGAGCGCTCCCGCGCCCTTTACGCGCCGCGCTGA
- the oiaX gene encoding 3-oxo-isoapionate-4-phosphate decarboxylase OiaX, producing the protein MGLHQCYTHYTSCSTEPEERSMITVTYRIETPGSVEAMAEKIASDQSTGTFVPVPGETEELKARVAARVLAVRPLDDAKRPSWPEAAEETGPIRRADVDIAFPLEAIGTDLSALMTIAVGGIFSIRGMTGLRVVDLKLPPEYGAAHPGPQFGIAGSKALTGVSGRPIIGTIVKPALGLRPAETAALVGELIESGVDFIKDDEKLMSPAYSPLKERVAAIMPLILDHEQKTGKKVMYAFGISHTDPDEMMRNHDLVLEAGGNCAVININSIGMGGMAFLRKRSGLVLHAHRNGWDVLTRHPGVGFDFKVWQQFWRLLGVDQFQINGIGVKYWEPDESFVDSFKAVSTPLFSPADCPLPVAGSGQWGGQAPETYRRTGRTLDLLYLCGGGIVSHPQGPAAGVRAVTQAWEAAVKDIPLETYAVDHPELAASLKKFGGKDA; encoded by the coding sequence ATGGGCTTGCACCAATGCTATACTCATTATACCAGTTGCTCAACCGAGCCTGAGGAGAGAAGCATGATCACCGTCACCTACCGGATCGAAACGCCCGGCAGCGTCGAGGCGATGGCGGAGAAAATCGCAAGCGATCAATCGACCGGGACCTTCGTGCCGGTTCCGGGCGAGACGGAAGAGCTGAAAGCCCGCGTCGCTGCCCGTGTGCTGGCCGTCCGCCCCCTCGATGACGCGAAACGCCCGAGCTGGCCGGAGGCCGCAGAGGAAACAGGACCGATCCGCCGCGCCGACGTCGATATCGCTTTTCCGCTCGAGGCGATCGGTACCGATCTTTCGGCGCTGATGACGATCGCCGTCGGCGGCATCTTTTCCATTCGTGGCATGACGGGCCTGAGGGTCGTCGACCTGAAGCTGCCGCCCGAATACGGCGCGGCGCACCCCGGCCCGCAGTTCGGCATTGCCGGCAGCAAGGCCCTGACCGGCGTCTCCGGGAGGCCGATCATCGGCACCATCGTCAAGCCGGCGCTCGGGCTCCGCCCGGCGGAGACGGCGGCGCTCGTCGGCGAGCTGATCGAATCCGGCGTCGACTTCATCAAGGACGATGAGAAGCTGATGAGCCCGGCCTATTCGCCGCTCAAGGAGCGTGTGGCGGCCATCATGCCGCTGATCCTCGACCACGAGCAGAAGACCGGCAAGAAGGTCATGTATGCCTTCGGCATTTCTCACACGGACCCCGACGAGATGATGCGCAATCATGATCTGGTCCTGGAGGCGGGCGGAAACTGCGCGGTCATCAACATCAATTCGATCGGGATGGGCGGCATGGCGTTTCTGCGCAAGCGCTCCGGTCTTGTCCTGCACGCTCATCGCAATGGCTGGGACGTGCTGACCCGTCATCCGGGCGTGGGATTCGATTTCAAGGTCTGGCAGCAATTCTGGCGCCTTCTTGGCGTGGACCAGTTCCAGATCAACGGGATCGGCGTGAAATATTGGGAACCGGACGAAAGCTTCGTCGACTCCTTCAAGGCCGTGTCCACACCGCTCTTCTCGCCCGCCGATTGCCCGCTGCCGGTGGCAGGGTCCGGCCAATGGGGCGGGCAGGCGCCTGAGACCTACCGGCGGACCGGGCGGACGCTGGATCTCCTTTATCTCTGCGGTGGCGGCATTGTCAGCCACCCACAGGGGCCGGCCGCGGGTGTGCGCGCCGTTACGCAGGCCTGGGAAGCGGCGGTGAAGGATATCCCGCTCGAAACCTATGCGGTCGATCATCCGGAACTTGCCGCCTCGCTGAAGAAATTCGGAGGGAAGGATGCCTGA
- a CDS encoding four-carbon acid sugar kinase family protein: protein MTPLLLSYYGDDFTGSTDVMESLSVHGVDTVLFLRIPDDALLARFSHCRAIGLAGTSRSETTGWMDEMLPEIFSFLRSLKAAVCHYKVCSTFDSSPETGNIGRAVEIGARLFDQPVVPLLVGAPQLKRYTAFGTLFAAYQGETYRIDRHPVMSRHPVTPMREADLRLHLAAQTALPVRLADLATLAAGDADSRIDALIERFEGMLLLDVDSLDSQRAAGAQLARLNHRGLRFMAGSSGVEYALLSRWQAEGITPGPRAFDEPGAVERIAVVSGSVSPTTERQIRQAEADGFDTVPVDPLALLGEGSEAARQAAVTAGMAALDQGRSVVLHTALGPAADQGEAIDRVAGSRHRIGQTLGSILLALVEQAGLTRAVIAGGDTSSHALTALKVDALTTLLPLPQTPGSPLCTAHGAHAPTNGLQVSLKGGQVGTDSYFAQIRDGRRA from the coding sequence ATGACCCCGCTGCTGCTCAGCTATTACGGCGACGATTTTACCGGATCGACGGATGTCATGGAGTCGCTCTCCGTCCATGGCGTCGACACCGTGCTGTTTCTGCGCATTCCCGACGACGCGCTGCTTGCGCGCTTTTCCCATTGCCGCGCCATCGGCCTTGCCGGCACCAGCCGCAGCGAAACGACAGGCTGGATGGATGAGATGCTTCCCGAGATCTTCTCTTTCCTGAGAAGCCTGAAGGCGGCCGTCTGTCACTACAAGGTCTGCTCCACCTTCGATTCGAGCCCCGAGACCGGCAATATCGGCCGGGCGGTCGAGATCGGCGCCCGCCTCTTCGACCAGCCGGTCGTGCCGCTGCTGGTCGGCGCGCCGCAGCTCAAGCGCTACACCGCCTTTGGAACTCTGTTCGCCGCCTATCAGGGCGAGACCTACCGGATCGACCGGCATCCCGTCATGAGCCGGCATCCGGTCACGCCGATGCGGGAGGCGGATCTTCGGCTGCATCTGGCGGCGCAGACGGCGCTGCCTGTTCGCCTCGCCGATCTTGCAACACTTGCCGCCGGCGATGCCGACAGCCGCATCGATGCCCTGATCGAGCGCTTCGAGGGCATGCTGCTTCTCGATGTCGACAGCCTGGACAGCCAGAGGGCGGCAGGGGCCCAGCTTGCCCGCCTCAACCATCGGGGTCTGCGCTTCATGGCTGGCTCCTCCGGCGTCGAATATGCGCTCCTCTCGCGCTGGCAGGCGGAAGGCATCACGCCGGGCCCCCGCGCCTTCGACGAGCCGGGCGCCGTGGAGCGGATCGCGGTCGTCTCCGGCAGCGTCTCTCCCACCACCGAACGGCAGATCCGCCAGGCAGAGGCGGACGGCTTCGACACGGTGCCGGTCGATCCGCTCGCCTTGCTTGGTGAAGGCAGCGAGGCCGCCCGCCAGGCGGCTGTTACCGCCGGCATGGCCGCCCTCGACCAGGGCCGCAGCGTCGTTCTTCACACGGCGCTCGGTCCGGCTGCGGATCAGGGCGAAGCGATCGACCGTGTGGCCGGCAGCCGCCACAGGATCGGCCAGACGCTTGGCTCCATCCTTCTCGCCCTTGTGGAACAGGCAGGACTGACCCGCGCCGTCATTGCCGGCGGCGACACGTCGAGCCACGCGCTGACCGCACTCAAGGTCGATGCGCTGACGACGCTTCTGCCCTTACCGCAAACGCCGGGTTCGCCGCTCTGCACCGCGCATGGCGCGCACGCTCCGACGAACGGGCTGCAAGTTTCCCTGAAAGGCGGCCAGGTGGGAACGGACAGCTACTTCGCGCAGATCCGGGACGGACGGCGCGCCTGA
- a CDS encoding phosphogluconate dehydrogenase C-terminal domain-containing protein gives MTAIAIFGAGGKMGTRLARNLKGSRFDVRHVEVSDAGQAKLKAELGLDCVPVDQALSGAQVVVLAVPDTAIGKVASGIVSKLAPGTIVVILDAAAPFAGHLPERADITYFVTHPCHPPIFNDETDMAAKKDHFGGIAAKQHIVSALMQGPEEHYAIGEGVAKTIWAPVMRSHRVTVEQMAILEPGLSETVCASLLVVMNQALEECVKRGVPEQAARDFLLGHMNVLGAVIFKEVDGVFSDACNKAIEFGIPALMRDDWKRVFEPEEIAESIRRIT, from the coding sequence ATGACTGCGATCGCAATCTTCGGCGCCGGGGGCAAAATGGGCACCCGACTGGCGCGCAATCTGAAAGGCTCGCGCTTCGACGTGCGCCATGTCGAGGTCAGCGACGCCGGACAGGCCAAGCTGAAGGCCGAGCTCGGGCTCGACTGCGTGCCGGTCGATCAGGCGCTGTCCGGCGCGCAAGTGGTGGTTCTGGCCGTGCCGGATACGGCGATCGGCAAGGTGGCCTCCGGCATCGTCTCCAAGCTTGCGCCGGGCACCATCGTGGTGATCCTCGATGCGGCTGCGCCTTTTGCCGGCCATCTGCCGGAGCGCGCCGACATCACCTATTTCGTCACCCATCCCTGCCATCCGCCGATCTTCAACGACGAGACGGACATGGCCGCGAAGAAGGACCATTTCGGGGGAATTGCCGCCAAGCAGCACATCGTCTCGGCGCTGATGCAGGGTCCGGAAGAGCATTACGCGATCGGCGAAGGGGTGGCGAAGACCATTTGGGCCCCGGTCATGCGCTCGCACCGGGTCACGGTCGAGCAGATGGCGATCCTCGAGCCCGGTCTTTCCGAAACCGTCTGCGCCTCGCTGCTCGTCGTCATGAACCAGGCGCTGGAGGAATGCGTGAAGCGCGGCGTGCCGGAGCAGGCCGCGCGCGACTTCCTGCTCGGCCATATGAACGTGCTCGGCGCCGTGATCTTCAAGGAAGTCGATGGCGTCTTCTCCGATGCCTGCAACAAGGCCATCGAATTCGGCATCCCGGCACTGATGCGCGACGACTGGAAGCGGGTCTTCGAGCCGGAGGAAATCGCCGAAAGCATTCGGCGCATCACCTGA
- a CDS encoding D-ribose ABC transporter substrate-binding protein, which produces MKLTRRLTLAALAGALALGTAMPSYAADLIAIITPSHDNPFFKAEAVGAEAKAKELGYETLVLVHDDDANKQSQLIDTAIGRGAKAIILDNAGSEASIAAVQKAKDAKIPSFLIDREINATGVAVSQIVSNNYQGAQLGAEEFVRLMGEKGNYVELLGREADLNAGIRSKGYHDIIDEYPDLKMVAQQSANWSQTEGYSKMETILQANPDIQGVIAGNDTMAMGAIAALQAAGRKDVIVVGFDGSNDVRDSIKAGGIKATVMQPAYAQAQMAVEQADAYIKTGKAPAEEKQLMDCVLINADNADKLETFALKD; this is translated from the coding sequence ATGAAACTGACACGCAGACTGACGCTCGCGGCGCTTGCCGGCGCGCTTGCCCTCGGGACGGCCATGCCGTCCTATGCGGCGGACCTGATCGCCATCATCACGCCCAGCCACGACAACCCCTTCTTCAAGGCCGAAGCCGTCGGCGCCGAAGCGAAGGCGAAGGAGCTCGGCTATGAGACGCTGGTTCTCGTCCATGACGACGACGCCAACAAGCAGTCGCAGCTGATCGATACCGCCATCGGCCGCGGCGCCAAGGCGATCATTCTCGACAATGCCGGCTCGGAAGCCTCGATCGCCGCCGTGCAGAAGGCCAAGGATGCCAAGATCCCGTCCTTCCTGATCGACCGCGAAATCAACGCCACCGGCGTCGCCGTTTCGCAGATCGTGTCGAACAACTACCAGGGTGCTCAGCTCGGTGCCGAGGAGTTCGTGCGGCTGATGGGCGAGAAGGGCAATTATGTCGAGCTGCTTGGCCGCGAAGCCGATCTCAATGCCGGCATCCGCTCCAAGGGCTATCACGACATCATCGACGAATATCCGGACCTGAAGATGGTCGCCCAGCAGTCGGCCAACTGGAGCCAGACCGAAGGCTATTCGAAGATGGAGACCATTCTCCAGGCCAATCCCGACATCCAGGGCGTGATCGCTGGCAATGACACGATGGCCATGGGCGCGATTGCCGCGCTGCAGGCTGCCGGCCGCAAGGACGTGATCGTCGTCGGCTTCGACGGCTCCAACGATGTGCGCGACTCGATCAAGGCGGGCGGCATCAAGGCGACCGTCATGCAGCCGGCCTATGCGCAGGCCCAGATGGCCGTCGAGCAGGCCGATGCCTACATCAAGACCGGCAAGGCTCCGGCGGAAGAAAAGCAGCTGATGGATTGCGTGCTGATCAACGCCGACAACGCCGACAAGCTCGAAACCTTCGCGCTCAAGGATTGA